In one window of Calypte anna isolate BGI_N300 chromosome 27, bCalAnn1_v1.p, whole genome shotgun sequence DNA:
- the CCR10 gene encoding C-C chemokine receptor type 10, which yields MPAAGGCGAGAAGAAPQCGAAAPGSAAPLTCEADEAGAGGEQESEEVAGAHPERPPTPSEPPLPVTPSPAAPEPTATTDFYSWDDGYSGDHGMLPELCEKQAVQGFARTYQPAVYLLLSLLGMVGNGLVLLTHTRYRQAHSVTDVCLLHLALSDLLLLLMLPLAATNTLQGWSPSTAACKVLQGLYALNFYSGFLFLTCISVDRYVAIVRVPAACRLRPRARRRGWLTAGLAWLLATLLALPQFIYGRAEQHQDLQLCRVVFPQAVSRAARGATNLAQVVLGFVVPFLVMVTCYTAVARTLLVTRGAQPHRALRVLLALVLVFVALQLPHSLMVLLDTAELLASWEVTCAQSRRKDLALLVTGGLAYLRCCLNPLLYAFLGQRFRQELWLLASDAGCVGPLEPRCHGCPSPRWRTSLSTCQEVV from the exons ATGCCGGCggccgggggctgcggggctggtGCTGCGGGCGCGGCCCCGCAGTGCGGAGCCGCTGCTCCGGGGTCTGCGGCCCCACTTACGTGCGAGGCAGACGAAGCCGGTGCAGGCGGCGAGCAGGAGTCCGAGGAGGTGGCGGGCGCCCATCCTGAGCGGCCCCCAACGCCCTCGGAGCCGCCGCTCCCG GtgacccccagccctgctgcaccAGAGCCGACTGCCACCACTGACTTCTACTCCTGGGATGACGGGTACTCAGGGGACCACGGCATGCTGCCCGAGCTCTGTGAGAAGCAAGCAGTGCAGGGCTTCGCCCGCACCTACCAGCCAGCTGTCTACCTGCTGCTCTCACTGCTGGGCATGGTGGGGAATGGGTTGGTGCTGCTCACGCACACCCGTTACCGCCAGGCCCACAGCGTCACCGATGTCTGCCTCCTGCACCTCGCCCTGTCCgacctcctgctgctcctgatgCTGCCCCTCGCCGCCACCAACACGCTGCAGGGCTGGTCCCCGAGCACGGCTGCCTGCAAGGTACTGCAGGGCCTCTACGCCCTCAACTTCTACAGTggcttcctcttcctcacctgCATCAGCGTGGACCGCTACGTGGCCATTGTGCGGGTGCCGGCCGCCTGCCGCCTGCGCCCGCGTGCTCGCCGCCGTGGCTGGCTGACGGCGGGGCTGGCCTggctgctggccacactgctggcccTGCCTCAGTTCATCTACGGCCGAGCGGAGCAGCACCAGGACCTCCAGCTCTGCCGCGTCGTCTTCCCCCAGGCGGTCTCTCGAGCAGCACGGGGGGCCACCAACCTGGCACAAGTTGTGCTGGGCTTTGTGGTGCCCTTCCTGGTGATGGTGACCTGCTACACGGCCGTGGCCCGGACACTGTTGGTGACCCGCGGTGCCCAGCCGCACCGGGCACTGCGGGTGCTACTGGCCCTCGTGCTGGTGTTTGTGGCCCTGCAGCTGCCCCACAGCCTGATGGTGCTGCTGGACACTGCCGAGCTGCTGGCCAGCTGGGAGGTGACCTGTGCCCAGAGCCGCCGCAAGGACCTGGCGCTGCTGGTCACTGGTGGGCTGGCCTACCTGCGCTGCTGCCTCAACCCCCTGCTCTACGCCTTCCTGGGCCAGCGCTTCCGCCAAGAGCTGTGGCTCCTGGCCAGCGATGCCGGCTGTGTGGGGCCCCTGGAGCCGCGCTGCCATGGCTGCCCCAGTCCCCGCTGGCGGACATCGCTCTCCACCTGCCAGGAGGTGGTGTAG